cgaaaacacaaactgatgcgcgcagaattccatgtcagcgcgctcttctgagcttgccaaataaccactgcagcacgcacacagaagtccaggtgttggactcggcacacaagtcagaatttaggtaggctaagaaaacataaacaaactaaataaagtttctaaatgataggcctaccaatCATCTTATTTTGGCTACAAAActatattacatgaagctcaaaaaaacagtatttgccctcaaatgaatgcgaccctgaactgttgtatagtgggttaagcaacgGGAGTTTATATTGctgagtagtgcattgtgcgcagcacgcttggaagaaaaaaaagggatatgaataggggcctgtgtccaagtagagttttatgtctaacaacgcccctgtgTGGGAGTCACAGTTTAGATGGACAGGCCAAATGGAACAGACTTCAGTCAACATATTTTATTCCAACTACCatcatatacatatacataaaataatatacaaaataaAGGTATGGCTTCACCAACAGTGAGCTGTGGAAAAGCTAAacacaaactccctttatggaatgtaaacaaaaacaaaatcaatGGAAATCAATGAAGAGCTTATTAGTTATCAGTTGATGGCTGCTGTCTAGTCTTATCCACCTCCTTCCCAAAGGCTGTCACAGAGATTATAGTGCAGTCTGATGCCAGGAAGATGAATGCATGTGCAGGAGCccagtctctctgtctaacTGACAGACTTGCTGCAGGAATGTGGCTTCTGGCTGATCTACTCTCAGACTCCAATAGACCCTCCACGAATCAGCCGAGACAAATTCCCCTCTGGCCTGTGCTCGTCTCCACCAACTCATTGTCTCAGCTTGTCTGCTTGGTCTCTCAAGGTCCTATTATACATTGTTCCTTTGGGATGAAGCCAAGCGCAACCAGCAAATCTATTACTTTTTAAATCACTGAACAGATCATATAACACATGTCAGACCAAAAATAACACTAGATAAAAGCATTGAAGCTACATACAGTACAACACAATGTCCACCTGGAGTTACAGTACATCATCTACATGTTAGGATGTAAAGAACAGACATGATACAATGATGAACTCTTTGACACAACATGGACATGCTTACAACCATTCCCTGCATATCATTCTAAAGCTCCTGGTTTGGATGTTCTACTGCTGACAAGATAAATGTGGATCGGAATCATAGCTGCTTCTAATTGGTCCCTGGAGGTCTGTCTATGTGGTGTAATAGGCGGCATGAAAGAAACGTTTGGCAGTTTTGTGGAACCCATGACACTTCAGTTTTCATATAACAAATACTATGATaattcactctctctgtttctactACGACTAGGgaataaacaaaaaacacaagacTGTCACACAAGTCACAGGCAGCAACATGTCTGTTTTGCACTGCATGGTTGTGATGTTTAAGCCAGAGATTGGCTTGGAGATTGGCAATTTCATGTCCTTGGAGATTTGTTTCCTTTGTGAGTTCTCATAAGGATATGTCAactctcctcctcattccctACATACCAGACAGACGACAGACATTTCCTCTACATTAAGACATTAAGCCTTTAATAGGAACTGATTATATATGATTGTGGGATTCATAATTTACAATCCTTGGAAGATAGCTTTATCATTGTAACCACAATGTATTTCGAAAGAAAATGTTTTCCGAGTTAGTGTACATTTCAGATTTTTTATAATGTACTATTatttgattatctgttttaaGACACATTGCACTTGATACAATTTCCAAGTAACTATTAGGACTTGTAATGTGGAAACTAAACAGCAAGGGTGAATGCAAATGAAGAGTTCAGGATGCTTACCTTTATCCATAGATTTTTTGGACAGTTTAAGACCTATGGTAATAACCATTTGAACAACCCAAGGTTTGCCCAAAGTGAAGATAGACTGGTTTAGCCATTAGGAACTCATTACAGGAATAACATGTTCCCACAGTGAGTCAGTGAGCCAACTAGTAGCTCCACAGACATGTTGACAGTAATTCTTCTCTGTTACACACTTTAGACCAACATCTGTTTGTCTGGGTTGTGATATCTTATCAGAAAATGAAGAAGTACTGCATATAGAATGTAATAAAATAATGCTAACTGTATATCACACTGAAAAAACACAGTAACAGTCTGTAAAGATAACATTAAATAAACATAGTTATTTTAATTAAACCTATTAGGGGGAATACTAATAACTTATGGAGGAAATTATTGacattagcaaacaaactatgcaGCGCCTCAGGAGTATGTCAGAATCTTGACAGCCTAAtgcttcttgtcaaacatgatTCTTTTATAACTCAAAACAAGCTCAGTTTCTCTATTATTCAGTAACATTCATTTACCTTATCAAGTTAACAAGTGCAATTTGGCAATATAGAGCTCTGTTAGAGAGCTTTTTCGTATGGCTGTAATAATATCGTTTCACAGTAATAATAACCAGAATGTGTTCAACAGCATTAGCGggagaacagacacacataactGTTTTCACTCCTGAATGTGAGCAAGCTCTCCTGTTTCTAATCATTTTTGAATATTAAGAAAACATGAagaatgtgtttgtggtgaTAAATTTTGTTTGGCAACCATGTATAAGAACTGTGGTGTAGCTGAGCAAAGATGATGACTCCTTTTGGTAGATTTGAACTTGAATGCAGTCATATGTACTGCAGATGGTCTGGCATGGGAACAAAACAAGGAGAGAAGTACAGCGCACTTAAAGGATAACATTTACTAGGTTAAAGATACTTCATTCCATGAGTAAGTCATGGTTTTCAAGCACTCTGGCAGTCCCTTGCTGCACAGCTGTCATTCTGAGAATCCTTTTGAAATTCTCAGTGTTATCTAGGTGACTTAAATTACCTGCCTGTTTTGCTGCAATAAACAAAATGTTCCTACTCAAATCAAGAACTCACAAATGTATTATATGTCTAAATAGCTTTGATCTTGGACACAAAGAAAGAATAGTGTGAATTGGATGACTGGCTGACACAATTGATTATCCAGTTCTCCTATCTATGACCTATGGTTTAAGTCTGGCTGTCCCTGCCTAGGGTACTTAACTGTTAAAACATGTTCAGCCAGGCCCTGAGAGGACCACCCTTTTTCTGACCCCTGACTATGCATTGTCTTCCAAAATACTTTCTAAAGCTGTATTTCCTTTCCATTGACACCAGTGCAGTAGTCATTTCCCACCTGTGCTGAGTTGGAGTTAGCTCAAACTCTAAGCCATCCCATTAGGGACTAGTGATAGTCATCACAGTCATCACTTTCAAGCCTCAATATACAGTGTTGCTATGTCTTGGGTCTCTTTGTTGTGGTTTCTAGCTTCAATTCATCAGAACAGCACTACCCATACACACCTATTCACATTCACATAGTTCATCACTTTAGCACAAAGAAATCTGGTATCAAAGTTTAAACTCACAACAGAAGCGGATTAGTTAAGTCGATCTGAAAACCGAATTTAAGATTCTTTGTCACTTTATCATTAATATAACCCTGATCAGTCAAACACACTCATTTCTTCTCAATGACCATCAAACTACCTACCAACCCCCCAGAAATCCCACTCTCCGCTAATCTTTGCAACAATCTTTTGCAATTGTTGCAACAGACTTTCAGCAAAGACAGCATGAAAGTAGTGCTAGACTGCTCTTAGTTgaccctcccaccctctgtACAGATCTCCTCTGAAACAGATGACGTATGGCAGATGGTCCAGAGTAGAGGCCTCTGCAGACACACTAGGAGAGACAGACTCTCAACCCTCCCTTATCCAACCTTTCTCTGTTCCCCATGACTGCATGCTTAATATAGAAGTGAAAGAAGTTGAGtaattgtaaatatatattGTGCTGCACGTGGAAGTCCCTCCAAATGTTGCTGAAATATGAGGAGTGATAAGTCATATGTGGCACTCAGGGAAGACCATCAAGCACAGATGGAACACAATATGTTATTTTTCTGGATAAGGTTTTGCATTTAAAGTAAACATTGTTCTCTTGCTAACTCACAAATGTTTTCTGCCATCTGCAACTGATTGTTatagaattatttaaaaaaagtatgcTGAGTGATTGAGGTGATGAAAAAAGAATGTGTCACGTTCTTTGCCTTTTGTTGTCTCGTAGGTGTATACATTGATATCcatatatattttctataaatgtgTCATATATGAAGTTTTTAGAAGCATGTATGCAAAAGAAGTTAGGAGTTTTgttaacattttcttttttcatttattCAGCATTTAATTTTAAtaaacatttgaaaaaaaccATTTTAAATAATTAAGCTATAAATCACAAGAGGGCATGGTatatcaataaatcaataatcAATCAATAAACCATGGGTTACTATGGTCATAGGCACATGGTGCAGCTATTTGCAATATACGTAGACTGAATCAACTGTTTTTCTGTATCTCCACCATAATACCCCCATAATACTGTGCTGCCAGCTTTTGAAAAAGAAATCTGTACTTTGACTTAATTAAATGAAACTTTGGAAAATTCCCAATAATCCCTGTGTCTGACCTATTTACACAATGCACATTAACAAGAGCGATACCATACAGCACAACAGACATCCACAGCAGACAGAAGTCTGATAGAACTTGTGCTCAGTTCTATGCCATATAAGGTATAAGTACCTGCCGTGGTTTCCTGTCATAACACCAACCTGATGATCAATGGCTGCCTGAGTTATGAGATTTGTTTGCATGTGCTTGTTTCCTGTGATCTGCACTCCTGTGCCTTGTCAGACTGACTCACTATCAGTAAACACAGTCTGGGAAAGGGATTGCATTCCTGTGGTGGATGGTTCTTTTCCCCAGGTGCCCTAACTGGCAGTCCAACATCAGGAGATAAAGAGTTGATGCATGATTCAtatgaacaggtgtgtgtgtgttgggtggcaAGGGTACAGAGCTGcaggtgtgagagtgagagcagGAGCTAATTTTGGTGGTTTTGGTTGCACGCGAGAAAGACACGTTAGATTGTGACACACACCAACTATGAGTCTATCTCGGCCAGCATTTATGTCTGCATATGTTCCTGTGTACTCCCTCCTGTCTAGAGCTCAATGATCAACTTCCCCTCATCATCGCTGCTGCCGGTGTCCTCTATatcctccaggctgctctggACTGCCCTTGCCCCACTCATCAGACAGTCAGGTAGCAGGTTGGTGTGAATTTGTCCAGTTGATGGTACAGAGCAATATTTGCTTGAACTATCTTGCCTCACAAGTACATTGGTGAGTGTGGTGTAGACTGGTGCTGTAAGCTCTCTGTTGTCAGGCCTGTCCCCTggcagtgtgagagcagaggttCCAATGTGTAATGGGTGCATGAGACTGTCCATAGTGTCACTgctgtcttgatgagtatccaTTGTCATACTCCACAGGGCTGTACTCATATGAGCTTTATCCACAGAAATTGAGTTTGGTGTTTTCTGCCCTTTTGATGCAGATAGAGTTTTGCTAAAGCCGCACATGACCCTGGTCTTGTTTACCTGGCTATGTTGAGTAGTTTCTGTAAGGCAGGTCTCACTCTGGACGGGTTGTTTTTGTATCTTGAATAAAGGTGAGCTGACATGTAACATTTTGGTGTCACACATTTGTTGGGGAATCCGACTACCGATAGTCTTCATTTCAGGCTCTGAAGTATTAGGAATGCTAGTATTACAGTCTTGAGCGTTCATGGGACTGGAAGTGAGTGTCATTTGCTGAGAGGGTTGAGAGGGGTTGCAGAACATTCCGGCCTGTGTCTGGGAAAAAAACTGACGAGGCTCCGCTGATAGTCCACAGTTCTGATGAGAATCTGCTTTGTCCTTTACCTCATGGAGCTGTTATTAAGAGAATTATATTTGCGTTAGCTATCATAGATGAAAGGAATGCCACCATAACCAGACAGTCTTATTATCCTCTTCACTGAGCCATCTTATTAGATCAGTGCAGGGGCATTTTTTAAATACTTTAAAGCTTACCTGTCCTTTGAGTTTCAATTAAAATAACTGCATCAGAATTTTAAAGAATTTTAAATTTTGCTTTACATATGGTGGATGCAGAGTTTATAGTAAAGTTACCCAGCTGCATTGTGGTAACTGGTGGTGAGCTGGAGGTATGATAAATGGAACTATGTAAAATAATGCATGTCAGTTTGAATTTGTCAGAACAATGGATAGAATTAATGACTTGTACAGAACTGTGGCCTCAAACATAAATTTTTAAACCTGTGATTAAAGCATTTACATTTGCAAGAAGAAAGTTGTTTGGCACATATGAGAAAGAACAATCATATGGTATTGTTACAATGAATAATTCATGCACGTTACACCACATACTGTATGAGTAAACATGATGCTGGTAAGCCTATTATGTTGACTATCTGTATGTTTTGTTGAATGCCAATGTGTAAACCATTGAGTCTGTGGTTtaagtctttctttctttgatgAAAATTTGAATTACAAGTTGCAGTTCTATTACAGTGGCATACAGTGTCTGATATATGAAATATGTATTTGCATCTTAGCTGTAAATACATTGGAAAATGTACCAACCTCATGCCTAAACATATCTGTTTGCTGGATATGTAGATCACCTGCCTTCAGCCTGACATCCTCCCACTCCAGCACTTTGTCTCTTTTCAAacttctttctcctccatccttctttttcactcttcctctgctctgttCTTGCTCAGCATGTTGGTTGTCTGGTTCTCCAaaaccctttctctccctggaCTCTGTGGCTGCGTTGTCGGGTTGCCAAAGAGGCCTCTGAAGGCCTAGTTTTCCATTCTCCCTTTGGATAGAATCTCCTGTCAGGCAgcctctctctacatcccctAAGGGCACAACAACAAATGAAAAGCATTTttattgtgtatgtttgtacgtGTTTGTGGAGGttagggggccaggggggcggaCATGAGTTCACAACTGTTTTATGATCCTGTCCTTCACTCATATTTAGGGTTTGGATTGTCTGGAATGATACCCAGTCAGTGAAATTAGATTTAGATTATGGAGATTATTCCACCTGGATAATGCTATGGCATTTCAGTCAGTAACATGCTGTTGAGCTATTTTGATTTGATCTACACTATAATAAGGAACTACCCATAGATACATGCAGTAAATGTCTGACTAAATAAATCACGACAAATAAATCACGACAATAAATGTAGACTTATTTACAGTCACTTTCAGTCAATGTAGTGTGCTGACATACATTACACACTATATTTTGCAATGGAAGAGACAAACCCCTTTGGATTTTCATTTATTGACTGTAACTTAATCACAGTATAGCTCCAAcattatattatttaaattgTATGCCTTGGGGGCTTCCCGTGGCTCACCAGTCAAGTGTGAGTACCACATAGGCTGATGCCTTACCGCAGGGGCCTAGATTTGAATCCTCCTCAgaccatttcctgcatgtcctaccctctctctctttcccctacatttcctgtcattcTTCACTGTCTATCCCATAAAGCAGAAAAtgccataaaataaaataaaacaaaaaaacattacgCCTCATTGCAAACCTAATGTCAGCCAAATTAATGAATATGTAGTGATTGCATATCTGAGACTGAGACTAACATGTGGACAATATATATTATGTTTGGTAGATAGCTATGAAGGAGGAGATATAGCAATAATTGTCTTGGTGAAAAAACAACTGGTCTGATACTCAGGGTCTATTTGGTTTGGCTGAACTCTAGCGCGTGCCCCTGTGCAGAGTTGCTTTAAGACTAGTCTGCGTTTATATTTCAAATTGCCTGTCAGCTGTCTGGAAAGGAGACAGAAGCCGAATCCTCTGTTACCCAGGGGTCTGCTGTGTAAGAAGCCCCAGGGGAAGCCACTTCCTCTGACCTCCAGAGGCTCCTCTGTTGTTCCTGAAAGCATTTGATCAGTCAAAACACCACGGCCTAGTCAAGCCAAGAGGACTTGGAAGTGTGAATCAACTCTTCCTCTCTGTGCCCGGTGGGGTATTTGTTTTGACTATAGACAACACCTTGTAATAATCATCCTTTGCAGATAGTTAAAGAACTATAGACATATTCAAACAATTATAAATTATTCATATTTTTGCATTACTGAACCATTGAAAGAGATTTGAAATCATAACCAATAAAACCTACACATTCCAATAGAGTGTAGGTATGATGACTTTAGACTGGTACAAAGAAATATCCCTATATGAGACTATCTGAAGCTCAGTTGTCAACTGACCTACCTAAGCTGTAGGCTAAACTCCTGCATACACATCATAGAGGTCATGTGTTCCTAAAAGTTGTTAGCGaaccatttgtaaaaaaataaataataataaagagacaCTCAATTAATTGTTTGTAAAGACCTAGAAAATAATCGTTTTAATTCAACATTTagatttataatttttttttattaagagGGGAATATTTAATGTGAAATTAGATCCATGCTATATTTTTCCAATGCAGAAACATTCTTTGCTTTTCAGagacaatacttttttttacttttttttaaaacgtttttttgtttATTCAGGGTGCCTTTTGAGGCAGTTAAAGATGGAATGTCAGCtgcctttatttattttgtacaaAACTCATTGGTCTTTTCAGCAAAGGGTGTTGTGACAAGTTGTATTTCTTCTCATTTCAAAGAGAATCCCACAAGAACCATGATCATTTACTACCCCCTTGTGGAGGAAAGAGGTCATTTTTTAAACAAATATCAGATTTCTGACAATCTGTAAACTTGATTGTGCTCACAACTGCATGATGCAGCATAAACTAAGAATAAGTTATACAATTTGATAAACATCTGTATACCTACCTGTTGTTGGGTCTTGATTGGATAAAGAGACACCAGGGGCATGTTTGGGCCTTTCCTCATGAATACTGTAAGGCTCAAAGGTAAACTGGAccagctgtgtgtctctgtggttaCTGGAAGGTTTTTCCTCTGATTTACACTGAGCCTGGCATGGCAAAGGTACATGTACATCCAGAGATTCGATGTTGATATGGCCCACACCAAATGCTTTTGATGACATTGTATCAGAACTAGAATAGATCTTTGAGttcacaggttcaaattccaTGAAACTACTATAGACTTGTATTTCTTTTGAGTCTGGTTCTCCAGAAGTTTTACAGGCTTGGTTCTGGAAAATAGAAAGCTCCTTTTTGGGGATAGCGACACTGCTCTCAGCTTTAGACTTATGACCAGAGCTTGACTGCAGGGGCAGATGGGATTCTCTAGGCATTCCCTCTGAAGTAGGGGCTTCTTGTTCCAGGGTTGTATTCTTAGTTTTTATCTTGTCCATGTTACATGTGGCTCTTTGATTTAGAGATTTGTGTTGGCTATCAGCTTCCTGTAATCCACTTCCTGAGCTGCTCTTTGCTACTGTAGAAGATGATAATGAGGAGCTGGCTGCCAGGCAGAGTTTGTGTTGGCCAGGCAGCTCATCAGGAACCTGGCCCTTTTGGCTAATAGGCTTCTTCGGGAGGACATGTTCTTCCTGTGTTTGGCTCCTTTCTGATTTCACACCTTTTGAGGAGACAGGAGCTGACGTAACCCCCGCTCGGTTCTTCTGTGTTGGCAGAAGCATGTGTTTATGAGTTCCAGGGGTAAATAATGGGTCGGGTGATGTGGATGAAACCTGTAAGAAATGTGTCTGTTGTCCTGTGTTAGTTGAAGGAGTAGATTCCATTTTGAacggtctctctgtctgccttctATTGTTGTGGTCTGTAACAGCAATGTGTTGATCTGTCTGATGAAAACTTTCTGGTAATAAGGAGTTGATGTTCTGAAGACCTTCTGAGGATGACAACTTAACCTGAGTTTGAGATCCAGCCTTTTTAGGCCCCAAATCTGCATTTATATTCACTGTTGCCCTGGCGAAGTGGCTTTGTTCTTCATGTGTGGCGTCCTTTGAATTGGCCCTTGTTTCTCCACTATAGGTAAAGAATCCAGACCCAATTGTATGGCCTTGCCTTTCAATCTGGGGCTCTATGAGAGCCAGCTGCTCATCAGATATGATCTCCAGGCAGATCTGGAGATCTGCCGTCCGAACATGAAATACATTCTGGGCAGCTGAACGCTCTGAGTCATCGTACGGAATAATGTGACAAGGTATGGCAGCTGTGTTCAACTCTTCAGTAAAACTGTTCTCTGATATTAATGAGACATTATTAGTGGAAACTGTACTGGGTGCAACAGTCAGATTCCTAACTGAGGTTGTGATAGGCGTACATGTAGCAGAGAGGTTCTTTGCATAAGCCACAACAGGTGGATGCTGTATATATGTGGTGGGTGGTTTTGCATCCCTTTCCTGGAGTAAAATTGTCGTTGTTGTGACAGTCTCACTCTCTACTAAGGCTTTGTTGGTAGATGGCTGTTTTTCAACTGCTGTTGGTGGAGACATAACTGTGTGACTCTGATCCATACATGAGGATTCTGAGGATGGAATGTCTTTCTTTCCAGTTGTTATGGTTCTTGATGTCTGGCAGGAGGACATGGTACAGATGGTGTTATGGCAAATTATACCAGTGGGTTGATTTAAGGTCAGTGTTGAAGAGTCTGAGTCTGTTGTGTTGGGTAGCTTCAGCTGGTACTTTGGTAGAAAGTTGGTTTTAGTGGCAGTGTGATTGTTAGAGGAGAATGAAGTGCTCACATAGGTTATGTTGGTCTTCATCACACACGAAGCAGAGCAGGTCATACCAACGTTGACAGGGAGCATCACTGTTTTACTGGCGTTGGGGTCAAACTGCGTCCCCAGTGAACATATGTTGTTGTCAGTTCTCTGCTTCTTAGTCTCTGAGGGAATATATCTTGTACAATTTTGATGTAGCGAGACATTGCCAGTGTGTTTTCCCCCATGCGTTACACTCTCTGCAACAGATTCAGTACTCTTAGCGTTTGCTGCTCCAGTGGTTGGTGGATGTGTTGACAGAGACAGTTTTTCCACAAAGGTTGTTTTCAGCGTGGTAAACGAGGAATCAAGATGGCTGCCTGTTTGACATACATTCCCACATGGGACAGAGGGCAGGTTGGCTGGAAGGCAGGATGGGTGACACACTGTTGCAGTGCAGTCTTTTGTAGACCCCACTGATGTGACAAGCTCCCTGTGCATTAATGAGCCCCTTCTCTGAATCCCCTGGACCACCTCATGCTCGAGGCTCATCATTGACTTTCTAGCCTTGAGAACAGTATTATTCTCAACTTTGTCTGTACTGTACAGCTTTTTAAAAGTTCCACCCCCATACATGTACCATTTGTTGTAGGCAAACTTCTGTGATTTCTTCCTGCGACACTTTTGGCTGCTTGGCTCCACACAAATGTCGTTGCTGTCGCCATCTGAGCAAAGACTGTTGGGAAAGACCTCCTCCAATGATGATGTCAAAGCGAGGCCTTCTGTTGCCGGGTTGCAGTCCATGGCTGCTTGGCGTACTAGTGGGCGATGATTGGACACCTGCTGGTCTACAGACTTTGTGCCAAAGCCTGCTGGGTATGTGTGTCCCGAGCTGCCTCTTCTGGCTAAAGTTATAAAATTTCTGTTctggggagaggctgtgctGCTCCTCTCTGAGTGCTGAATTCCCACACTGAAGGGCAGGGAACTGCTGCGTGTCAGGGGAACATGTTCTACGCTGGAGGAGTGTTGGCTGGGCACAGAGCTGTACAGAGCTGCCCCTCTGTCTGCTTTCTGCCAACTTAATGCAGTATTAGAGGGTTTGCTGGTCTTTATCTCAAAGTGAAATGAGTCTTTGTAGGTGTATGGCATGGGGAGGTCAATACTCCCTTGCTTGGACAACATTGTCTTCCGAGGCCTCACGTTTTCCAGGTGTTTATCATCCACTACTGCATCATTCTCAGATATCAGTTTGGAGATCCTTTCCTCCAGTTTCTTCTGTTCCTGCTGTGATACACTGGATTTGGTCTCTGAAGTAGTAAGGTCAGGCTTggtggagatgtgtgtggtgttaggcTGGCTGTGGACTTCCAGACTGGACTCGACAAGGGATTCCATGCTGTGGTCAGGCAGCACAATCCCAGGACTGGTGGTCCAGGGCAGCTCACTACTCTCACTGAATCCGGAATCTGTGCTGTCATGGCTCTGGGATTTTCCTCTTGATACAGAATTCTCCCAATGTTTGGAAAACAGGGTTGCCTCTTGCctctggagggggagatgacGATTTGGAGCCACTCGAGGCTTTGTATTTTCAATTGTTTTATCTTTCTCTTCATCATTTGTCTTATCAGAGTAATTCATACCCTCAGATTTTGTACATTGGACCAAAGAGACATTATGGTCATTTCCAGGTGCAAGAATAAGTCCCACCAAAGCAGCCTGGTGCAGGGCCCAGCCTGTCTCTGGACCAACCTGAGCAGTAGGGGGCAGCACAGAGCTAAATGGAGAGATGGCTTGACAGAGAGATGCACTAACCTCCATGTTTTGATTCCCAGAGTCCCCACTGAGGACATCTAAAGACAGGCTGGTGGTATAAGTATCCCCGGAGCTGCTCAAGCTGTCTTGGCTGCCTAAACTGCTCTGCTCAGACTCAGATGAGAGACGGGCGTGGGCCTGGGTGCGTTTGTGCTTGTAGAGGTTGCTCTGGGTCTTGAAGGAGATGCCACAGGTAGTGCAAGGGTAAGGCCTCTCCCCAGTGT
The window above is part of the Osmerus mordax isolate fOsmMor3 chromosome 1, fOsmMor3.pri, whole genome shotgun sequence genome. Proteins encoded here:
- the znf831 gene encoding zinc finger protein 831 gives rise to the protein METGRQGFVNVSVLGSSVSAQSENRMHVQAPPTTMLVHTIPAAPPPLRAQIHPQAQLPAATQESAHLHLPVPPLYAKEALPFLTLHFPGGLELHQGPSPGTAMSAARPKSAGKHLCPHCGRDCLKPSVLEKHLRCHTGERPYPCTTCGISFKTQSNLYKHKRTQAHARLSSESEQSSLGSQDSLSSSGDTYTTSLSLDVLSGDSGNQNMEVSASLCQAISPFSSVLPPTAQVGPETGWALHQAALVGLILAPGNDHNVSLVQCTKSEGMNYSDKTNDEEKDKTIENTKPRVAPNRHLPLQRQEATLFSKHWENSVSRGKSQSHDSTDSGFSESSELPWTTSPGIVLPDHSMESLVESSLEVHSQPNTTHISTKPDLTTSETKSSVSQQEQKKLEERISKLISENDAVVDDKHLENVRPRKTMLSKQGSIDLPMPYTYKDSFHFEIKTSKPSNTALSWQKADRGAALYSSVPSQHSSSVEHVPLTRSSSLPFSVGIQHSERSSTASPQNRNFITLARRGSSGHTYPAGFGTKSVDQQVSNHRPLVRQAAMDCNPATEGLALTSSLEEVFPNSLCSDGDSNDICVEPSSQKCRRKKSQKFAYNKWYMYGGGTFKKLYSTDKVENNTVLKARKSMMSLEHEVVQGIQRRGSLMHRELVTSVGSTKDCTATVCHPSCLPANLPSVPCGNVCQTGSHLDSSFTTLKTTFVEKLSLSTHPPTTGAANAKSTESVAESVTHGGKHTGNVSLHQNCTRYIPSETKKQRTDNNICSLGTQFDPNASKTVMLPVNVGMTCSASCVMKTNITYVSTSFSSNNHTATKTNFLPKYQLKLPNTTDSDSSTLTLNQPTGIICHNTICTMSSCQTSRTITTGKKDIPSSESSCMDQSHTVMSPPTAVEKQPSTNKALVESETVTTTTILLQERDAKPPTTYIQHPPVVAYAKNLSATCTPITTSVRNLTVAPSTVSTNNVSLISENSFTEELNTAAIPCHIIPYDDSERSAAQNVFHVRTADLQICLEIISDEQLALIEPQIERQGHTIGSGFFTYSGETRANSKDATHEEQSHFARATVNINADLGPKKAGSQTQVKLSSSEGLQNINSLLPESFHQTDQHIAVTDHNNRRQTERPFKMESTPSTNTGQQTHFLQVSSTSPDPLFTPGTHKHMLLPTQKNRAGVTSAPVSSKGVKSERSQTQEEHVLPKKPISQKGQVPDELPGQHKLCLAASSSLSSSTVAKSSSGSGLQEADSQHKSLNQRATCNMDKIKTKNTTLEQEAPTSEGMPRESHLPLQSSSGHKSKAESSVAIPKKELSIFQNQACKTSGEPDSKEIQVYSSFMEFEPVNSKIYSSSDTMSSKAFGVGHINIESLDVHVPLPCQAQCKSEEKPSSNHRDTQLVQFTFEPYSIHEERPKHAPGVSLSNQDPTTGDVERGCLTGDSIQRENGKLGLQRPLWQPDNAATESRERKGFGEPDNQHAEQEQSRGRVKKKDGGERSLKRDKVLEWEDVRLKAGDLHIQQTDMFRHELHEVKDKADSHQNCGLSAEPRQFFSQTQAGMFCNPSQPSQQMTLTSSPMNAQDCNTSIPNTSEPEMKTIGSRIPQQMCDTKMLHVSSPLFKIQKQPVQSETCLTETTQHSQVNKTRVMCGFSKTLSASKGQKTPNSISVDKAHMSTALWSMTMDTHQDSSDTMDSLMHPLHIGTSALTLPGDRPDNRELTAPVYTTLTNVLVRQDSSSKYCSVPSTGQIHTNLLPDCLMSGARAVQSSLEDIEDTGSSDDEGKLIIEL